CCACATGCATAATATAAGATTTGCGGCGGCCATAGCCCAGGGGAGACGCCCGGTCCCATTCCGAACCCGGAAGCTAAGGCCTGGCACGGCGATGGTACTGCACCCGACAGGGTGTGGGAGAGTAGCCCGCCGCCGCACCACACTTCACGAAGACCCCGCGGTCGAGCCTCACGGCCCCCGCGGGGCCTTTCGCATACCCGGCACCCCGCACGGCCGGGCCAGCCATACCGAACCCAAGGCCACACACACCAGAACACGGGACGCAACCCGCGTGAACCCGCGGCCAGGCCCCACACGCAGGGCCACGCACCAAACACCGCACACCGAAACTCATGGCACCGTGACACGGGCTTCAGGTCTTAGCGTTTTCAGCATTCGGATTCAGAAGCAAGTTTTAAACTCCATGAGCGGAACAGCATATGCTACACTCATCATTAAACGTACCGCATAACGTACGTTAATAATAACGAGACTTTAGTAGGGCGGCAAAAATGGATACGTATACTCCGACGGCAGCAAGGAAGAATCTGTACCAGATTCTCAAGGATGTCAATGTTCAGCGTAAGCCGGTAGTTATTTCTCCTGCAAGAGGCAACAAGGACGAGGAAGCAGTGGTAGTCAATCGTACCGATTGGAACTCAATTATGGAAACCCTCTACCTGGAGAATACAGGCACTCTTGCAACGGCTGAAAAACGTCGCGCTGATGACAGCGGAACCACGGATATCGATGACATCGATTGGGATACGCTGTGACGTACCGCGTCGTAATCAAGAACTCGGCCAAATCCGATCTTAAAAAACTCAAGCGTTCACATCTTCAGCAATCATTCATGCAGGTAGTCTCAGATCTGAAGTCCGACCCCTACCAGCCGACTCAATCATTTGAAAAGTTGCAGCCGGTTAGCAGAGGATTGTATTCTCGACGGATTAACAGCCAGCATCGTGTTGTCTACGATATCGATGACGATACGCAGACCGTAACGATATATGCGGCATGGAGCCATTACGAATAAAAGAAGCTCTATCTTGCCCGCGTACACAATTGAGATGAACGGAGAGGCTGCGAGAAACTCAGCCGCATTCTCTTTCTATGTGTACCTGCCTCTATAACCAGGAATTTCTGCTTACGTAACATTCAAGTTGAAGTTCGGATAATAAGTAAAGCTTGAATCTTCAATGTCGGGTTTTTACCTACTGCTAAATGCCTAAGCTCTCTTTGGTGCTTTGATGTTTACGAAAATGTATGTGAGCGACTCTTGATGTTCGGATCAACGGTGACTCATGACTGGTGGCTACTTAAACGAACATAATGTCCATTATCGGCATTTGACGGTTATAGCTTGAATACTCAGGACATTGGTATCAAGACTTGGCTGATGTTGATCGTGGTTGCTGCTCCCCCATAAAGAGGGGTGACAGTTTCTTGTCTTCACCAACGAAGACACGCCGATAATGAACGAACCAGAATATTTTCTGATTATTTTTTAGGATTTTCTACGCCGCAAACAGCCTTAAAATGCTTAATACCCGTAATTTCAACACGCCGAAGAAACGTTGAAATTTCACCGAATTTTGACCTTTTGTTCGAATAGGACTTGCGCTCGGGGGCAACCTCGTGTAAGTTATCTACTTGCTGCCTGACGGCGACAACAAATCTTCGAGATTGATTGAAGTTGTTGGTGTGGTGGTGGTTTGAGAACTCAAGAGTGTGTCTGTACTACTTTTTATTGTAAAGCTTTTTTGATTGCCAGTCCGGCGCGTGCCCCGTTTCGGGGTGTCCTAGGGGGCTTAATTCGTGTCGGGGTTTTTAGTGTGGACCATTCCCCCTTATGGAATGGTTCCGTCAATTATTTTGTATGGAGCCGATTTGTTCGGCCTTTCATGTTTTTTGTGGAGGGTTCGATTCTGGCTCAGGATGAACGCTGGCGGCGTGCTTAACACATGCAAGTCGAACGGGATCCATGGTGCTTGCACCGTGGTGAGAGTGGCGAACGGGAGAGTAATGCGTGACCAACCTGCCCCATGTTCCGGAATAGCTCCTGGAAACGGGTGGTAATGCCGGGTGTTCCGCGTGATCGCATGTGATCGCGGGAAAGGGTTACCGACATGGGATGGGGTCGCGTCCTATCAGCTTGTTGGCGGGGCAACGGCCCACCAAGGCTTTGACGGGTAGCCGGCCTGAGAGGGCGACCGGCCTCATTGGGACTGAGATACGGCCCAGACTCCTACGGGAGGCAGCAGTGGGGAATATTGCACAATGGGGGGAACCCTGATGCAGCGACGCCGCGTGCGGGATGAAGGCCTTCGGGTTGTAAACCGCTTTTGTTGGGGAGCAAGCGAGAGTGAGTGTACCCTTCGAATAAGCGCCGGCTAACTACGTGCCAGCAGCCGCGGTAATACGTAGGGCGCAAGCGTTATCCGGATTTATTGGGCGTAAAGAGCTCGTAGGCGGTTCGTCGCGTCTGGTGTGAAAGCCCATCGCTTAACGATGGGTCTGCGCCGGATACGGGCGGGCTTGAGTGCAGTAGGGGAGACTGGAATTCCCGGTGTAACGGTGGAATGTGTAGATATCGGGAAGAACACCAATGGCGAAGGCAGGTCTCTGGGCTGTTACTGACGCTGAGGAGCGAAAGCGTGGGGAGCGAACAGGATTAGATACCCTGGTAGTCCACGCCGTAAACGGTGGATGCTGGATGTGGGGCCCATTCCACGGGTTCCGCGTCGGAGCTAACGCGTTAAGCATCCCGCCTGGGGAGTACGGCCGCAAGGCTAAAACTCAAAGAAATTGACGGGGGCCCGCACAAGCGGCGGAGCATGCGGATTAATTCGATGCAACGCGAAGAACCTTACCTGGGCTTGACATGTTCCGGATCGCCTCAGAGATGGGGCTTCCCTTCGGGGCCGGTTCACAGGTGGTGCATGGTCGTCGTCAGCTCGTGTCGTGAGATGTTGGGTTAAGTCCCGCAACGAGCGCAACCCTCGCCTTGTGTTGCCAGCACGTTATGGTGGGAACTCACAAGGGACCGCCGGGGTCAACTCGGAGGAAGGTGGGGATGACGTCAGATCATCATGCCCCTTACGTCCAGGGCTTCACGCATGCTACAATGGCCGGTACAACGGGATGCGACATGGCGACATGGAGCGGATCCCTTAAAACCGGTCTCAGTTCGGATTGAGTCTGCAACCCGACTCCATGAAGGCGGAGTCGCTAGTAATCGCGGATCAGCAACGCCGCGGTGAATGCGTTCCCGGGCCTTGTACACACCGCCCGTCAAGTCATGAAAGTGGGCAGCACCCGAAGCCGGTGTCCGAACCTTTGTGGGCGGAGCCGTCTAAGGTGAGGCTCGTGATTGGGACTAAGTCGTAACAAGGTAGCCGTACCGGAAGGTGCGGCTGGATCACCTCCTTTCTACGGAGAATTCAGGATGCTGTTCGGCATCCGGTGTCGGGCCTGCCGGGGATGTTCCCTGGTGTGGTCCTGCTGGTGTGGAAAAGATCAGAAGATTACAACTTTACATACGAGGTCGTGTGGGCATGCTTTTGGGCTCCCGGATCGCCACCCCGTCCTTGTGACGGTGCGATTCGATGCCCTTCGCTGAGGGCCTTCCCGGATGGGGCGGCCGGACGCGTCGGTGCGTGGTGGCTTGAGAACTGGATAGTGGACGCGAGCAAGAATATGTTCTTGCTTTGTTAGATGCAATTTTTAAGACCGGTCTCCGATTCTTTTGAATCTGGGGATTTGGTCGATCGTTTTGTGATCATTCATAGTGTGATGATGTGTTGTCCAGAGTTTTTCGCAGAAGGTCCTTGCGGCATGCAGCCTGTATGGGTGTGTGTTGCTGGTAAGGGCGTATGGTGGATGCCTTGGCAGACAGTACCGATGAAGGACGTGTGGGGCCGCGATAGGCCTCGGGGAGCCGCCGACAGGGCTTTGATCCGAGGATTTCCGAATGGGGGGGACCCGCCGGCCGTATGGGCCGGCACCGCATTCGTGCGGGGGGTACGCAGGGAAGTGAAACATCTCAGTACCTGCAGGAAAGGATATTCCGTGAGTAGTGGCGAGCGAAAGCGGATCAGGCCAAACCGGCCGCGTGTGATAGCCTCCAGGCGTTGCGCGGCGGGTGTTGTGGGGCCTGGTGCCCGGATGCTGGAGCGTCCGGCGGAAGTCATAAAGCGGCGTGCTAGGCGAACGGGATTGAATTCCCGGCCGTAGAGGGTGATGGCCCCGTAGCCGGTCGCGCGCTGCCTTCCGATCCAGGTTCCCAAGTAGCACGGGACTCGTGGAATCCCGTGTGAATCCGCCCCGACCGTGGGGTAAGCCTAGATATGACTGTCTGACCGATAGCGAACGAGTACCGTGAGGGAAAGGTGAAAAGCACCCCGGGAGGGGAATGAAATAGTTTCTGAAACCGTGCGCCTACGAACCGTCGGAGCCTCCTTGAGGGGTGACGGCGTGCCTATCGAAAAATGAGTCTGCGAGTCAGTGGCAAGTGGCGAGGCTAACCCGTCGTGGGGAGCCGTAGCGAAGGCGAGTCTCAAAAGGCGTTTGAGTCGCTTGTCCTGGACCCGAAGCGGGATGATCTAGCCCTGAGCAGGTTGAAGCGCGGGTAAGACCGCGTGGAGGACCGGACCCACCTAGGTTGAAAACTGGGGGGGATGACTTGGGGCTAGGGGTGAAAGGCCAATCAAATTCCGTGATAGCTGGTTCTCTCCGAAATGCATTTAGGTGCAGCGTCGTGTGGTTCGCCCGGGGGGTAGAGCTACTGGATGCCTGAGGGCGCGTATCGCGTACCGAGGGCAACCAAACTCCGAATACCCGTGGCGCTATAGCGCGGCAGTGAGTCGGCGGGGGATAAGCTCCGTCGTCGAAAGGGAAACAGCCCAGATCGTCGTCTAAGGTCCCGAAGCGCGTGCTAAGTGGGAAAGGATGTGGAGTCGCATAGACAGCCAGGAGGTTGGCTCAGAAGCAGCCACCCTTGAAAGAGTGCGTAACAGCTCACTGGTCTAGTGGTTCCGCGCCGACAATGTAGCGGGGCTCAAGCACGCCACCGAAGACGCGGCAGCGTCCTTTTGGACGCTGGGTAGGAGAGCGTCCCGTACGGGGTGAAGCGGCCGCGTAAGCGAGCCGTGGACCGTGCGGGAGCGAGAATGCAGACATGAGTAGCGAGAGACGGGTGAGGATCCCGTCCGCTGGATGACCAAGGGTTCCGGGGCCACGTTCATCGTCCCCGGGTGAGTCGGGTCCTAAGGCGAGGCCGACAGGCGTAGTCGAATGGACGAACGGGTCGATATTCCCGTACCGGCGCAGGACCGTCCGGGCCGAAAGTCGGGTACTAACCTCCCGCCGCATCGATGGCTCCCTTCGGGGTGCCGGACGTGTGGTGGTTGGGACAGACCTTCCGGTAGGCCAGCGCAGGAGTGACGCAATGGAAGAGCCGGCCGCGGCGGTGGTAGTCCGTGGCCAAGCGTGCAGCCCGCACCCCAGGCAAATCCGGGGCGCGCGAGGGCGAGGCGCGATGGTGGGGCCCGTTGGGGCCGAATCCGGTGGTTTCCGTTGCCGAGAAAAGCTTCGGCGCGAGGTGCTGCGGCGCCCGTACCGCAAACCGACACAGGTGGTCAGGTAGAGAATACCAAAGCGATCGAGCGAATCCTGGTCAAGGAACTCGGCAAATCACTCCCGTGCCTTCGGTATAAGGGAGACCCCCTGGGGTGAACCGCCTTGCGCGGGGAGCTTCGGGGGGTGGCACAGACCAGGGGGTAGCGACTGTTTACCAAAAACACAGGTGCATGCGAAGGCGCAAGCCGCTGTATATGCACTGACGCCTGCCCGGTGCCGGAAGGTTAAGAGGATCCGTCATCCCGACTCGTTCGGGGGCAGCGGTGAATTCAAGCCCCGGTAAACGGCGGTGGTAACTATAACCATCCTAAGGTAGCGAAATTCCTTGTCGGGTAAGTTCCGACCTGCACGAATGGCGTAACGACTTCCCCACTGTCTCGACCAGGAGCTCGGCGAAATTGCAGTACGAGTAAAGATGCTCGTTAAGCGCAGAAGGACGAAAAGACCCCGGGACCTTTACTATACCTTGGTATTGTCATTAGGTGGAAACTGTGTAGCATAGGCGGGAGGCTTCGAAGCGCGGGCGCCAGCCCGTGTGGAGCCGCAAGGTGAAATACCGCTCTGTCTCCATTTGATGTCTAACCTCGACACGTCATCCGTGTCAGGGACAGTGCCTGGCGGGTAGTTTAACTGGGGCGGTTGCCTCCCAAAGGATAACGGAGGCGCTCAAAGGTCCGCTCAGCCCGGTTGGCAATCGGGTGTTGAGTGCAATCGCACAAGCGGGCTTGACTGTGAGACTGACGGGTCGAGCAGGGACGAAAGTCGGAGATAGTGATCCGGTGCCGGCGCACGGGCGCGGCATCGCTCAACGGATAAAAGGTACCCCGGGGATAACAGGCTGATCATTCCCAAGAGTCCATATCGACGGGATGGTTTGGCACCTCGATGTCGGCTCGTCGCATCCTGGGGCTGTAGCAGGTCCCAAGGGTTCGGCCGTTCGCCGATTAAAGCGGCACGCGAGCTGGGTTCAGAACGTCGTGAGACAGTTTGGTCTCTATCCTCTGCGCTCGTTGGAATATTGAGGAGACCTGCCCATAGTACGAGAGGACCTGGGTGGACGAACCTCTGGTATGCCGGTTGTCGCGCCAGCGGCACGGCCGGTTGGCTACGTTCGGAAGGGATAACCGCTGAAAGCATCTAAGCGGGAAGCCTGCTCCGAGATCAGTATTCCTTTGGGACTTCGAGTCCCTGTAGGCCCCAGGCGAGAACACCTGGTTGATAGGCCGGACGTGGAAGCCCCGCGAGGGGCGGAGCCGACCGGTACTAACGGCCGAAAGGCAATCACACTCCCATCCCTCGGGATGGGGCGTGAGGCATCCTCTGCGATTGACTCCAGGCAGCACTAGCGCTTGGACGACACAACTCGATTCAACGCATCCGACACCGCGTCCGCTTTCCGGTTCCCGGGCCGCCACATCCCATGGCGGGTCCACGGACCCACATGCATAATATAAGATTTGCGGCGGCCATAGCCCAGGGGAGACGCCCGGTCCCATTCCGAACCCGGAAGCTAAGGCCTGGCACGGCGATGGTACTGCACCCGACAGGGTGTGGGAGAGTAGCCCGCCGCCGCACCACACTTCACGAAGACCCCGCGGTCGAGCCTCACGGCCCCCGCGGGGCCTTTCGCATACCCGGCACCCCGCACGGCCTCCCACACACCCGCGGAACCCCGCAAGGCCCGGGACGCAACCAACAAAACCACCGCCGCGGCCAGGCCCCGCGGAACAGCGTGGGACCTACACGGCAGCTTGAGATGAACATGTAAAACGGCCGGGCATGGGATTCCGGAAAAACAGGAGCCGTAAATGACACGGACAATGATGTCGTGCCCCACCGCCCCGTGCAAGGCGCCGGCACCCCGCGGCGCGGCCTATTCAACGGTTGACGGAATCCAAAGGCATGCCCCTGGCCGCCTACGTGGCGACTTTGCCGGAATTCCGGAACCGAGGCCATGCCCGGTCCCTGTCGAGGAAGGCGCTCGACGCCCCGCGACGGACGGGCCACGGGGAAGCGACCCTGGCCGCGGCCGACGGCGACGACGCCGCGATCGGGGCCCATCGGGACGCCGGCTTTCAAGACGGAAACCGACACCCGACACTGTGTCCCGAATGGCCTCAACTCTGAGCTGTGAGGAAATTTTCGATTCCGTATTCGAAGCCGTCTAGCAGGAAGTCTGTTGCGTTTTCAGAGATTTTGGCATGGGGCACCAATGCGTCGAAGACGTGGAACGCTCCGGGGAAGACACGGAACTTCGTCTCCACGCCGGCAGCGGCAAGGCGATCCATATAGGTGACCGTTTCATCGTGGAACGGTTCGATATCACCCACATAGCTCAACGTCGGAGGAAGCCCGCTTAAATCTTCAGCCCTGGCTGGGGCGGCATATGCCGGTACGTCACCAGTAACTCTTCGATTTCCCAGATACATATTCCAACACAAACGATTTGAAGCAGTGTTCCAGACGGGAGCATCGTTGTCGCATGAACTTGGGGTCTCGCGGTCGTCCAACATCGGGCAGATTGGCACTTGGAAGGCGATATTTACGTCTTTTCGGTCCCGGGCCAAAGACTGACTGCAGCTGTAAGATTGCCGCCTGCGCTGGCTCCTGCAACAATCAATTGGTCAGGGCGTACGCCAAGTTGCCTGGCGTGGTCTCTTAGCC
This genomic stretch from Bifidobacterium sp. ESL0690 harbors:
- a CDS encoding type II toxin-antitoxin system Phd/YefM family antitoxin; protein product: MDTYTPTAARKNLYQILKDVNVQRKPVVISPARGNKDEEAVVVNRTDWNSIMETLYLENTGTLATAEKRRADDSGTTDIDDIDWDTL
- a CDS encoding alpha/beta hydrolase fold domain-containing protein; protein product: MLDDRETPSSCDNDAPVWNTASNRLCWNMYLGNRRVTGDVPAYAAPARAEDLSGLPPTLSYVGDIEPFHDETVTYMDRLAAAGVETKFRVFPGAFHVFDALVPHAKISENATDFLLDGFEYGIENFLTAQS